Proteins encoded within one genomic window of Gammaproteobacteria bacterium:
- a CDS encoding HIT family protein: MAGEAGCPLCLAAEEPALWRDARCRVVLAGDADYPGFCRVVWQAHVREMSDLAAADRAHLLAVVLAVEAALRDLLSPHKINLASLGNQVPHLHWHVIPRFTDDAHFPDAVWSARRRPGHPHSLDIPTLQARLSQFGARSGFSGV; this comes from the coding sequence GTGGCCGGGGAGGCCGGTTGCCCGCTGTGTCTGGCGGCGGAGGAGCCCGCGCTCTGGCGCGACGCGCGCTGCCGCGTCGTGCTCGCCGGCGATGCCGATTACCCCGGCTTCTGCCGCGTGGTCTGGCAGGCCCATGTCCGCGAGATGAGCGACCTCGCGGCTGCCGACCGCGCCCACCTGCTCGCCGTGGTGCTGGCCGTCGAGGCCGCGCTGCGGGACCTGCTGTCGCCGCACAAGATCAACCTCGCCTCGCTTGGCAACCAGGTTCCCCACCTGCACTGGCACGTCATCCCGCGCTTCACCGACGACGCGCATTTCCCCGACGCCGTGTGGTCCGCACGCCGCCGCCCCGGCCACCCGCACTCCCTGGACATCCCCACCCTCCAGGCCCGCCTGTCCCAATTTGGTGCCAGGTCGGGCTTTTCGGGGGTTTGA